In Gemmatimonadaceae bacterium, one genomic interval encodes:
- a CDS encoding BON domain-containing protein codes for MTAHSHDRDGSTTGSQIASALAGAVAGVAVGLLLAQTLGGVSGIRSRLRGRRDGAPLADPGDDWFDEEPDDELLDEPGDFDTDEELGERVLEAFSNDPTLAERAIDIDVGPDATVELTGWVDDEREIDYAATVAGGVPGVRQVVTELAVQGKGRRRH; via the coding sequence ATGACAGCCCATTCGCACGACCGCGACGGATCCACCACCGGCTCGCAGATCGCCAGCGCTCTGGCCGGCGCGGTGGCGGGAGTGGCCGTGGGCCTGCTGCTGGCGCAGACGCTGGGCGGGGTCTCGGGCATCCGATCGCGCCTCCGCGGCCGGCGGGACGGGGCGCCGCTCGCGGACCCGGGCGATGACTGGTTCGACGAGGAGCCGGACGACGAACTCCTCGACGAGCCCGGGGACTTCGACACCGACGAGGAGTTGGGCGAACGCGTGCTCGAAGCGTTCAGCAACGACCCGACGCTCGCCGAGCGGGCCATCGACATCGACGTGGGGCCCGATGCCACCGTCGAGTTGACGGGATGGGTGGACGACGAGCGCGAGATCGACTACGCGGCCACCGTGGCGGGCGGCGTGCCAGGCGTGCGCCAGGTGGTCACGGAGCTGGCCGTTCAGGGCAAGGGCCGGCGCCGCCACTAG